From Corvus moneduloides isolate bCorMon1 chromosome 2, bCorMon1.pri, whole genome shotgun sequence, one genomic window encodes:
- the SLITRK1 gene encoding SLIT and NTRK-like protein 1 translates to MLLWILLLETSLCFAAGNVTGDVCKEKICACNEIEGDLHVDCEKKGFTSLQHFTAPTSQFYHLFLHGNSLTRLFPNEFANFYNAVSLHMENNGLHEIVPGAFLGLQLVKRLHINNNKIKSFRKQTFLGLDDLEYLQADFNLLRDIDPGAFRDLNKLEVLILNDNLISTLPPNVFQYVPITHLDLRGNRLKTLPYEEVLEQIPGIAEILLEDNPWDCTCDLLSLKEWLENIPKNALIGRVICEAPTRLQGKDLNETTEQELCKKNRVDSSLAAPPAEEETCDPGPIPTPFKIHGKEDPATPGSAPNGGTKIPVNWQIKTKPTAAVSTVSAKSKLPATFSCPHICSCDQIPGSGLKVNCNDRNVSSLVDLKPKPSNVQELFLRDNKIHTIRKSHFLDYRKLNLLDLGNNNIATVENNTFKNLFDLRWLYMDSNYLDTLSREKFAGLQNLEYLNVEFNGIQMIMPGTFNAMPKLRVLILNNNLLRSLPVDVFAGVSLFKLSIHNNYFMYLPVAGVLDQLTSITQIDLHGNPWDCTCPIVPFKQWAEMLRPKVIMSDLRCESPEDFFKEDFESLSNDVICPQLKISPTLTSTNKNSTGLTETGTHSNSYLETSRVSISVLVPGLLLVFVTSAFTVVGMLVFILRNRKRSKRRDANSSASEINSLQTVCDSSYWHNGPYSADGAHRVYDCGSHSLSD, encoded by the coding sequence atgctgctttggatTCTGTTGCTGGAGACGtctctttgttttgctgctggaaaCGTTACAGGGGACGTTTGCAAAGAGAAGATCTGTGCCTGCAACGAGATAGAAGGGGATTTGCACGTAGACTGTGAGAAAAAGGGATTTACCAGCCTGCAACATTTCACCGCCCCAACTTCCCAATTTTACCATTTATTCCTGCATGGCAATTCCCTGACTCGACTTTTCCCTAATGAGTTTGCTAACTTTTACAATGCGGTCAGTTTGCACATGGAAAACAACGGTTTGCATGAGATTGTTCCTGGGGCTTTCCTTGGGCTGCAGCTGGTGAAACGCTTGCACATAAACAACAACAAGATCAAATCGTTCAGGAAGCAGACTTTCCTGGGGCTGGACGAtctggaatacctccaggcaGATTTTAATCTATTGCGGGATATTGACCCGGGAGCATTTAGGGACTTAAACAAGCTAGAGGTGCTGATTTTAAATGACAATCTCATCAGCACCTTGCCCCCCAACGTGTTTCAGTATGTGCCGATCACCCACCTCGACCTCCGGGGAAACCGTCTTAAAACCTTGCCTTACGAGGAGGTCCTGGAGCAGATCCCAGGCATTGCTGAAATCCTGCTAGAGGATAACCCCTGGGACTGCACTTGCGACCTGCTGTCGTTGAAAGAATGGCTGGAAAACATACCTAAAAACGCTTTGATCGGCAGAGTGATTTGTGAAGCTCCCACTAGGTTGCAGGGCAAAGATTTAAATGAGaccacagagcaggagctgtgtaAAAAGAACAGAGTAGATTCCAGCCTAGCTGCTCCCCCTGCCGAAGAGGAAACCTGCGATCCTGgtcccattccaacccccttTAAAATACATGGCAAAGAAGACCCTGCCACGCCAGGATCTGCTCCAAACGGAGGTACAAAGATTCCTGTCAACTGGCAAATCAAGACCAAACCCACTGCTGCCGTGTCGACAGTGAGTGCGAAGAGCAAGCTACCAGCTACCTTTTCCTGCCCGCACATCTGCAGCTGTGATCAGATCCCTGGCTCAGGTTTAAAAGTTAATTGCAATGATAGGAATGTGAGCAGCTTGGTGGATTTGAAGCCCAAGCCGTCCAATGTGCAGGAGCTGTTTCTGAGAGACAACAAAATACACACCATCAGGAAATCCCACTTTCTGGATTACCGAAAACTTAATTTACTCGATCTAGGCAACAACAATATTGCCACCGTTGAGAATAACACTTTCAAGAACCTCTTTGATCTCCGATGGCTCTACATGGATAGCAACTACTTAGACACCCTGTCCCGGGAGAAATTTGCTGGGCTGCAAAACCTGGAGTATCTGAACGTGGAGTTTAATGGGATCCAGATGATCATGCCTGGCACCTTCAATGCGATGCCCAAACTGAGAGTCCTCATCCTCAACAACAATCTGCTGAGGTCTCTCCCAGTAGACGTGTTCGCCGGGGTCTCTCTTTTCAAGCTGAGCATACACAACAATTATTTCATGTACCTCCCGGTGGCGGGGGTGCTGGACCAGCTCACCTCCATCACCCAGATCGACCTGCACGGCAACCCATGGGACTGTACTTGCCCTATCGTGCCTTTTAAACAGTGGGCAGAGATGCTTCGCCCCAAGGTGATTATGAGCGACCTGAGGTGTGAGTCCCCTGAAGATTTCTTCAAGGAGGATTTCGAGTCTCTCTCCAATGATGTGATTTGCCCTCAGTTAAAAATCTCGCCCACATTAACTTCCACTAACAAAAACAGCACCGGGTTGACAGAGACAGGTACTCACTCCAACTCCTACTTGGAGACCAGCCGGGTCTCTATTTCGGTGCTAGTGCCAGGGcttctgctggtttttgtgACCTCTGCATTCACGGTGGTTGGCATGCTGGTTTTCATCCTGAGGAACAGAAAGCGGTCCAAGAGGAGGGATGCCAACTCTTCTGCATCTGAAATCAACTCCTTGCAGACGGTCTGCGACTCGTCCTACTGGCACAACGGGCCCTACAGTGCCGACGGGGCCCACAGGGTGTACGACTGCGGCTCCCACTCCCTGTCGGACTGA